From Pedobacter indicus, a single genomic window includes:
- a CDS encoding sulfatase family protein — protein MKTNIRICCIWTLFLFLLNFPPQYTNAQTTNAPNVIIINVDDLGYGDLGIYGATEIKTPNIDALAAKGVRFTNGHATSATCTPSRYALITGEYPWRQGAKILPGDAALIISTDKTTVPALFQQAGYATGIVGKWHLGLGETIEKNWNQPISPGPNDVGFDYSFIFPATADRVPTVFMENGMVLGLEENDPITVNYQQPVGNDPTGAANPDLLKMPASPNHGHNNTIVNGIGRIGYMSGGHKARWTDEEVPLTFLMKAKEFIETNQKKPFFLYYALTEPHVPRMPSTVFKGKSKLGYRGDAILQIDWAVGEVMKQLKALGIEDKTMIIFTSDNGPVLDDGYVDYAVEKNGTHRPAGPLRGGKYSAFEGGTRVPLIISWPGTIKPTVSDALVCQVDFLASFSELIDQRIPNNQAKDSENLLSAFLGQSQKGRDVLIKQGGAMTVTKGNWKYISPQAGAAVAKLTNIETGNSTEEQLYNLREDLGEQKNVAEKYPDKVMEMKSALSDF, from the coding sequence ATGAAAACAAACATTCGAATCTGCTGTATCTGGACATTGTTTCTATTCCTTTTAAATTTCCCACCACAGTACACGAATGCCCAAACGACCAATGCTCCGAATGTTATCATCATCAACGTCGATGATCTGGGTTACGGAGACCTCGGTATCTATGGCGCAACCGAAATAAAAACACCAAATATCGACGCACTGGCAGCGAAAGGGGTTCGTTTTACAAATGGGCATGCCACATCGGCAACCTGCACTCCATCACGATATGCACTGATCACAGGCGAATACCCTTGGCGGCAAGGTGCAAAGATTCTACCCGGCGATGCTGCTTTGATTATTTCTACAGACAAAACAACAGTCCCGGCTCTATTTCAACAAGCGGGTTACGCAACTGGAATTGTCGGAAAATGGCATTTAGGTTTGGGTGAAACAATCGAAAAAAATTGGAATCAGCCAATATCACCTGGGCCAAATGATGTTGGTTTCGATTATTCATTTATATTTCCCGCTACGGCAGATCGTGTTCCGACCGTCTTTATGGAGAACGGCATGGTGTTGGGCCTCGAAGAAAATGACCCAATCACTGTCAACTATCAACAACCCGTGGGCAACGACCCGACGGGGGCAGCGAACCCCGATCTTCTTAAAATGCCCGCTTCACCAAATCACGGACACAATAATACGATCGTAAACGGAATCGGCCGGATAGGCTATATGAGCGGAGGCCATAAAGCCAGATGGACGGATGAAGAAGTGCCCTTGACGTTTTTAATGAAAGCGAAAGAGTTTATCGAAACGAATCAAAAAAAGCCCTTCTTCCTTTATTATGCACTCACAGAACCTCATGTGCCACGAATGCCTTCGACCGTTTTCAAAGGCAAAAGTAAATTGGGGTATCGCGGCGACGCTATTTTGCAAATTGACTGGGCTGTGGGCGAGGTCATGAAACAGCTGAAAGCTTTGGGAATAGAAGACAAGACCATGATTATATTCACCAGTGACAATGGCCCGGTACTCGATGACGGTTATGTTGATTATGCGGTCGAGAAGAATGGTACGCACCGACCCGCAGGCCCGTTACGCGGGGGAAAATATAGTGCATTTGAAGGTGGAACCCGTGTTCCTCTTATTATTTCCTGGCCAGGAACAATCAAGCCGACTGTTTCTGATGCGTTGGTTTGCCAGGTTGATTTCTTAGCCTCTTTTTCAGAGTTAATCGACCAACGTATTCCCAACAATCAGGCGAAGGATAGCGAAAACTTGCTATCCGCTTTTTTGGGTCAATCACAAAAAGGCAGAGATGTCTTAATTAAACAAGGAGGTGCGATGACCGTAACCAAAGGAAATTGGAAATACATCAGTCCGCAAGCAGGCGCAGCAGTAGCAAAACTTACTAATATTGAAACCGGGAACTCGACAGAAGAGCAGCTATATAACCTCAGAGAGGATTTGGGAGAGCAGAAAAATGTCGCAGAAAAATATCCAGACAAAGTAATGGAAATGAAAAGTGCATTATCTGACTTTTAG
- a CDS encoding S8 family peptidase produces the protein MVNLHKVVLSVFFIGLLSTAFAQEYKAGKANWQNLDFADDGVHGLSTEKAYRTLLKDKKGEKVIVAVIDGGVQADHEDLKDVMWVNEKEVAGNGVDDDNNGYIDDVHGWNFIGNAEGENVHFDNLEVVRLLRELQPKYISVLPSTPLNEEEKRAFDEYQKMTTDYMAKLKQARMGELNYGMLKDVVDSIVADIGESNPTASQFSAYKAKNRNESRALRIIASEMKDKSFEKFYEELEEAFEYYSNQLKYHLNMEYQSRDIVGDDYEDSSERIYGNSDVEGPDGEHGTHVAGIIGAVRSNDIGIKGVADEVLIMGVRVVPDGDERDKDVANGIRYAVDNGAKVINMSFGKAYVKDKQVVDEAVRYAMENDVLLVHAAGNDSKNNDKFTSYPNPRYVDSLGFNQGQGDAWIEVGATSWDKDNLVASFSNYGKQTVDLFAPGVDIYSSIPSSAYKEASGTSMASPVVAGLAALIRSYYPEFTALEVKDIILQSVVKIDDKVKIREDNTNKRVYLSDISVTGGIANAYEALELAEKRSQRK, from the coding sequence ATGGTTAATTTACATAAAGTAGTTTTATCAGTTTTTTTTATTGGGTTACTATCCACTGCTTTTGCACAGGAGTATAAGGCGGGGAAAGCTAACTGGCAAAATCTAGATTTTGCTGATGATGGGGTTCATGGCTTAAGCACAGAGAAAGCGTATAGAACCTTATTGAAGGATAAGAAAGGTGAAAAGGTTATCGTGGCGGTGATCGATGGTGGTGTTCAGGCTGACCATGAGGATCTTAAAGATGTGATGTGGGTGAATGAAAAAGAAGTTGCGGGGAATGGTGTCGACGATGATAATAATGGTTATATCGATGATGTTCACGGCTGGAATTTCATTGGAAATGCAGAAGGGGAGAACGTTCATTTTGATAATCTAGAGGTTGTACGTTTGCTTAGGGAATTGCAACCAAAGTATATATCTGTTCTACCTTCTACGCCGCTTAACGAAGAGGAGAAGCGTGCGTTTGATGAGTATCAGAAAATGACGACAGATTACATGGCGAAGTTGAAACAAGCCCGGATGGGAGAACTGAACTATGGGATGCTTAAGGATGTTGTTGATAGTATCGTCGCTGATATTGGGGAATCTAATCCGACTGCTTCGCAATTTAGTGCATATAAAGCAAAAAATCGTAATGAATCTCGCGCTTTGAGGATTATCGCTTCAGAAATGAAGGATAAGTCTTTTGAGAAATTTTATGAAGAACTGGAAGAGGCGTTTGAGTATTATTCGAATCAGTTAAAGTATCATCTGAATATGGAGTATCAATCTCGTGACATCGTCGGAGATGACTATGAAGATAGTAGTGAACGTATCTATGGAAATTCGGATGTTGAAGGTCCGGATGGTGAACACGGAACCCATGTTGCAGGGATCATTGGAGCAGTTAGAAGCAATGATATAGGTATAAAAGGGGTAGCTGATGAAGTATTGATTATGGGCGTGCGAGTTGTGCCCGATGGTGATGAACGGGACAAGGATGTTGCTAATGGGATTCGTTATGCCGTGGACAATGGAGCTAAAGTGATTAACATGAGCTTTGGTAAAGCGTATGTTAAAGATAAGCAAGTTGTTGACGAAGCAGTGAGATATGCGATGGAAAATGATGTTTTATTGGTTCACGCTGCAGGAAATGACAGCAAAAATAATGATAAATTCACGAGTTACCCTAACCCACGTTATGTGGACAGCTTAGGTTTTAATCAGGGGCAAGGAGATGCGTGGATAGAGGTTGGTGCAACTTCTTGGGATAAAGATAACTTAGTTGCTTCATTTTCCAATTATGGTAAACAAACGGTCGATTTATTCGCACCAGGGGTGGATATCTACTCGAGTATTCCAAGTTCTGCGTATAAAGAAGCGAGCGGGACGAGCATGGCGTCGCCTGTTGTTGCTGGGTTAGCTGCATTGATTCGGTCGTATTATCCGGAGTTTACCGCACTTGAAGTAAAGGATATCATTCTCCAATCGGTAGTAAAAATAGATGATAAGGTGAAAATTCGGGAGGATAATACGAATAAGCGAGTTTATCTGAGTGATATTAGTGTCACTGGTGGCATCGCAAATGCGTATGAAGCTTTGGAGTTGGCTGAGAAGCGGTCTCAACGTAAATAG
- the nth gene encoding endonuclease III, which translates to MLKKDRFKAFVDYFSNNQPDAETELHYNNPYQLLVAVILSAQCTDKRVNMVTPALFERFPNPQALADSSSDIVFDYIRSISYPNNKSKHLVGMAKMLVEEFNGQVPDTVEQLIKLPGVGRKTANVIVSVIYNHPAMAVDTHVFRVSRRIGLTNGKTVLAVEKDLVKNLPKDSIHIAHHWLILHGRYICVARKPKCEICPLTTFCRYYEKEIRPKLSSSKII; encoded by the coding sequence ATGTTGAAAAAAGATAGATTCAAAGCTTTCGTCGATTACTTTTCTAATAATCAACCCGATGCAGAAACCGAGCTTCACTATAATAATCCATATCAACTTTTAGTAGCGGTTATCTTATCTGCGCAGTGTACCGATAAAAGGGTTAATATGGTAACCCCCGCGCTTTTTGAACGTTTTCCAAACCCACAAGCATTAGCAGATAGTAGTTCCGATATCGTTTTTGACTATATCCGAAGTATAAGTTATCCGAATAATAAGTCAAAGCATCTTGTAGGTATGGCTAAGATGCTGGTTGAAGAATTTAACGGACAGGTACCCGATACGGTAGAGCAACTAATTAAGTTGCCAGGAGTAGGAAGGAAGACGGCGAATGTTATTGTGTCTGTTATTTACAATCATCCTGCGATGGCGGTCGATACACATGTGTTCAGAGTGTCAAGGCGAATAGGTTTGACTAATGGAAAAACTGTTTTAGCGGTGGAGAAAGATTTAGTAAAAAACTTACCTAAAGATTCGATACATATTGCTCACCATTGGCTTATATTGCATGGGCGCTATATATGTGTCGCACGTAAACCAAAGTGTGAAATTTGTCCGCTTACGACATTCTGTAGATATTATGAAAAAGAGATCAGGCCGAAATTAAGTTCGAGCAAAATAATTTAG
- a CDS encoding Gfo/Idh/MocA family protein, producing MSTKRRDFLKLTGLTGLGLVGGSLVGCGTLNAASNAIGSARQPSKQHFNMSGYAAPKIDTVRVGVIGLGSRGPGAVNRLSRIDGVEIKGLGDLLPENVEAVKKRLSSSNHNPTSYSGSEDAWKELCDREDIDLIYICTPWHLHTPMAVYAMEAGKHVAVEVPAAVTVNECWQLVETSEKTKKHCMMLENCCYDFFELLTLNMARQGYFGEIIHAEGAYIHDLLDLNFSKTGYQDMWRLKENYRNGNLYPTHGLGPVCQIMNINRGDKMDYLTSMASNDFHMAARAEELAAKDNFYKEFAGKEYRGNMNTTSIRTSKGRTIMIQHDVTSPRPYSRIHLVSGSKAFARKYPEPARIAKGHEWISPEEFKKLEAEYTPEIVKKVGEMAKKIGGHGGMDFMMDWRLIDCLRNGLPLDQDVYDAASWSVIAPLSEWSVANRSNSIDIPDFTVGSWKTNTPVNLTLEGGGTTGVLA from the coding sequence ATGAGTACAAAAAGAAGAGACTTCCTTAAGCTGACCGGACTAACCGGGCTCGGTTTGGTGGGCGGTAGTTTGGTAGGCTGCGGAACACTAAATGCCGCTTCGAACGCTATCGGATCTGCTCGGCAGCCATCGAAACAGCACTTTAATATGAGTGGTTACGCTGCTCCGAAAATTGATACGGTACGTGTTGGGGTTATCGGTCTGGGGTCTAGGGGTCCGGGTGCAGTAAACCGACTTAGTCGTATAGATGGAGTAGAAATTAAGGGTCTCGGAGACCTGCTTCCGGAAAATGTAGAAGCCGTGAAAAAAAGACTTTCGTCAAGCAATCATAACCCAACATCCTATTCGGGTAGTGAAGATGCATGGAAAGAGCTCTGCGACCGTGAAGATATCGACCTGATCTACATCTGTACACCCTGGCATCTGCATACCCCCATGGCGGTTTATGCAATGGAAGCAGGCAAACATGTTGCTGTAGAAGTTCCCGCGGCGGTTACAGTCAACGAATGCTGGCAATTAGTCGAAACTTCGGAAAAAACGAAAAAGCATTGTATGATGCTAGAGAACTGTTGTTATGACTTTTTTGAATTGCTGACTTTAAATATGGCGAGACAGGGTTATTTTGGTGAGATTATTCATGCTGAAGGTGCATACATCCACGACTTGCTTGACCTGAATTTTTCAAAGACAGGTTATCAGGACATGTGGCGACTGAAAGAAAACTATCGTAATGGCAACCTTTATCCTACACATGGACTAGGTCCTGTTTGCCAGATAATGAATATTAATCGTGGCGATAAAATGGATTACCTGACATCCATGGCATCAAATGATTTCCACATGGCCGCCAGAGCGGAAGAGCTCGCTGCAAAAGACAATTTCTATAAAGAGTTTGCAGGCAAAGAATACCGTGGAAACATGAACACAACAAGCATACGCACATCAAAGGGGCGGACCATCATGATTCAGCACGATGTTACCTCGCCGCGACCTTACTCAAGAATCCATTTGGTAAGCGGGAGTAAGGCCTTCGCACGTAAATACCCTGAACCCGCCAGGATAGCAAAAGGCCATGAATGGATTTCACCCGAAGAATTTAAAAAGTTAGAGGCTGAATATACGCCAGAGATTGTAAAAAAAGTTGGCGAAATGGCAAAAAAGATTGGTGGACATGGGGGAATGGACTTTATGATGGACTGGCGGCTGATCGACTGCCTGCGAAACGGGCTCCCTCTTGATCAGGATGTTTACGACGCAGCTTCTTGGAGCGTTATCGCCCCTTTAAGTGAATGGTCGGTTGCCAATCGGTCAAATTCAATAGATATCCCTGATTTCACAGTAGGTTCGTGGAAAACAAACACACCTGTTAATCTCACATTAGAAGGCGGTGGGACAACCGGCGTATTGGCTTAA
- the recA gene encoding recombinase RecA, whose amino-acid sequence MNENAEKLKALQLTLDKLEKSYGKGAVMKLGDSAVEPIDSISTGSLGLDIALGIGGVPKGRVVEIYGPESSGKTTLATHMIAEAQKKGGVAAIIDAEHAFDKYYASKLGVDIENLLIAQPDNGEQALEIADNLIRSGAIDIIVIDSVAALVPKAEIEGEMGDSKMGLQARLMSQALRKLTGTISKTNCCCIFINQLREKIGVMFGNPETTTGGNALKFYASVRLDIRRTSQIKDTDEVSGNRVKVKIVKNKVAPPFRVAEFDIMFGEGISKVGEIIDLGVDFNIIKKSGSWFSYGDTRLGQGRDAVKKLLLDNPDLMDELEAKIRTEVTGEKLDEMNELGGD is encoded by the coding sequence ATGAATGAGAATGCTGAAAAGTTAAAGGCTCTGCAATTAACCTTGGACAAATTAGAAAAATCCTACGGAAAAGGTGCTGTAATGAAATTAGGTGATTCGGCTGTTGAGCCGATTGACTCTATTTCTACAGGTTCATTGGGCTTAGATATTGCTTTAGGTATTGGAGGAGTTCCGAAAGGGAGAGTTGTTGAGATTTATGGGCCAGAGTCTTCTGGTAAAACAACCTTAGCTACACATATGATAGCAGAAGCCCAGAAAAAAGGTGGGGTAGCAGCGATAATTGATGCGGAACATGCATTTGATAAATATTATGCTAGCAAATTAGGGGTAGATATTGAGAACTTATTGATTGCACAGCCAGATAATGGAGAACAAGCGCTTGAGATTGCTGATAATTTAATTCGTTCAGGTGCAATTGATATCATTGTGATTGACTCTGTTGCAGCTTTGGTTCCGAAGGCAGAAATAGAAGGAGAGATGGGTGACTCGAAGATGGGGTTGCAAGCGAGATTAATGTCACAAGCTTTGCGTAAGCTTACTGGTACAATTTCAAAGACAAATTGTTGCTGTATTTTTATTAATCAGTTGAGAGAGAAGATTGGTGTTATGTTCGGTAATCCGGAAACAACAACTGGAGGAAATGCATTGAAGTTCTATGCATCTGTTAGATTGGATATTAGAAGAACTTCGCAGATTAAGGATACAGATGAGGTATCAGGTAACCGTGTAAAGGTAAAAATTGTTAAGAACAAGGTGGCTCCGCCTTTCCGAGTAGCTGAATTTGATATTATGTTTGGAGAGGGGATCTCAAAAGTTGGTGAAATTATTGACTTGGGAGTTGACTTCAATATCATTAAAAAGTCAGGGTCTTGGTTTAGTTATGGAGATACGCGCCTCGGTCAAGGACGTGATGCTGTGAAGAAACTTTTATTGGATAATCCAGATTTAATGGATGAACTTGAAGCGAAGATTAGAACAGAAGTCACAGGTGAAAAGCTTGATGAGATGAATGAGTTAGGTGGAGATTAA